A single genomic interval of Trichosurus vulpecula isolate mTriVul1 chromosome 6, mTriVul1.pri, whole genome shotgun sequence harbors:
- the LZTS3 gene encoding leucine zipper putative tumor suppressor 3 → MAKLETLSVCADPGRDPLLAFAPRPPEPRPAAPRLVAMGSVGSGVAHAQEFAMKSVGTRTGGSSGGGGRGGYPGPRGSGPGSGSGDLPARYPSEDKALANSLYLNGDLRAGASGGVSGDRTDACGNMVNSSSDKAPPQYREPSHPPKILPTSGKLDQCTEPLVRPSAFKPVVPKNFHSMQNLCPPQSNGASDGRKGPGGLKGGGLDKARTMTPAGSNSGGGGSSSGGGGLSDSGRNSLTSLPTYSSGYSQHLAPLSASTSHINRIGTASYGGGGGPNSGGPGYHDLSSSDSGRASSKSTPSFGRLNPLGSGEGSGSSGVGGVGGGLGSFPASPPSPDAVIQELEERLWEKEQEVAGLRRSLEQSEAAIAQVFEERQKVWEREMEELRQNCAGKLQQVTRRAQRAQQGLQMQVLRLQQDKKQLQEDAARLARQRDELQEKVAACQKEQADFLPRMEETKWEVCQKAGEISLLKQQLKESQADVSQKLSEIVGLRSQLREGRASLRQKEEQLLTLRDSLGVKQPSLELQLQGDTELGPGLRLRDRLGPGEPRAGEAAAADGTAAAASGEPAELCESDEAKMRRQAAASSSSSSSSGPPQDGEGDPADTAGARALRREVGRLQAELAAERRARERQGAGFAEERRVWLEEKEKVIEYQKQLQLNYVEMYQRNQELARRLGELGATGASLPAPMPLPGPVPAAHGGSGEEKKAWTPSRLERIESTEI, encoded by the exons ATGGCGAAACTGGAAACCCTGTCCGTGTGCGCTGACCCTGGCCGCGACCCCCTCCTGGCCTTTGCCCCTCGGCCACCTGAGCCCCGCCCCGCAGCCCCTCGCCTTGTGGCCATGGGCAGTGTGGGCAGTGGTGTGGCCCATGCCCAAGAATTTGCCATGAAGAGCGTGGGCACGCGGACAGGTGGGAGCTCAGGTGGGGGTGGCCGAGGGGGCTACCCTGGGCCAAGGGGCAGTGGGCCAGGGTCTGGCAGTGGGGACCTCCCAGCCAGATACCCCTCCGAAGACAAAGCCCTGGCCAACTCCCTGTACCTCAATGGGGATCTGCGGGCCGGGGCCAGTGGCGGTGTCAGTGGAGATCGGACAGATGCCTGTGGCAACATGGTCAACAGCAGCAGTGACAAGGCCCCACCCCAGTACCGGGAGCCCAGCCACCCACCGAAGATCCTGCCCACCTCTGGCAAGCTGGACCAG TGCACAGAGCCTCTGGTGAGACCATCAGCCTTCAAGCCAGTTGTGCCCAAGAACTTCCATTCCATGCAAAATCTGTGTCCGCCCCAAAGCAATGGGGCATCAGATGGGCGCAAAGGCCCTGGGGGCCTGAAGGGTGGTGGGCTGGACAAGGCACGGACTATGACCCCAGCAGGCAGTAACagtgggggtggtggaagcagcagtgggGGTGGAGGACTCTCCGACTCAGGCCGCAACTCACTGACCAGTCTGCCTACGTACAGCTCGGGCTATAGCCAGCACCTAGCACCCCTGAGTGCCTCTACCAGTCACATCAACCGCATTGGCACAGCCAGCTATGGGGGCGGGGGTGGCCCCAACAGTGGGGGCCCTGGCTATCATGACCTTTCCTCTTCAGACAGTGGGAGGGCTTCCAGCAAGAGCACACCTTCCTTTGGTAGGCTGAACCCCTTGGGGTCTGGGGAGGGCAGTGGCTCCAGTGGCGTGGGAGGGGTTGGTGGGGGCCTGGGCTCTTTCCCGGCCTCTCCCCCTTCACCGGATGCAGTGATCCAGGAGCTGGAGGAGCGCCTgtgggagaaggagcaggaggtgGCCGGGCTGCGGAGAAGCCTGGAGCAGAGCGAGGCAGCCATTGCCCAGGTGTTTGAGGAGCGGCAGAAGGTGTGGGAGCGAGAGATGGAAGAGCTGAGGCAAAACTGTGCCGGGAAGCTGCAGCAGGTGACCCGCCGTGCCCAGCGTGCCCAGCAGGGCCTGCAAATGCAGGTGCTTCGACTCCAGCAGGACAAGAAGCAGCTTCAGGAAGACGCAGCCAGGCTCGCTAGGCAGCGAGATGAACTCCAGGAAAAGGTGGCTGCCTGTCAAAAGGAGCAGGCTGACTTCCTGCCCCGTATGGAGGAAACCAAGTGGGAG GTGTGCCAGAAAGCAGGGGAGATCTCGCTCCTAAAACAGCAGCTGAAGGAGTCCCAGGCGGACGTGAGCCAGAAGCTGAGCGAGATCGTGGGGCTGCGCTCGCAGCTGCGGGAGGGCCGGGCCTCCTTGCGCCAGAAGGAGGAGCAGCTGCTGACCCTGCGGGACTCGCTGGGCGTCAAGCAGCCCAGCCTGGAGCTGCAGCTCCAGGGCGACACGGAGCTGGGCCCGGGGCTGCGCTTGCGGGACCGCTTGGGCCCCGGCGAGCCTCGGGCAGGGGAGGCTGCGGCAGCCGACGGGACAGCCGCCGCCGCCTCCGGGGAGCCCGCCGAGCTCTGCGAAAGCGATGAGGCCAAGATGCGCAGACAGGCGGCGgcatcctcatcttcctcctcgtCCTCGGGGCCCCCTCAGGACGGGGAGGGCGACCCAGCGGACACGGCTGGAGCCCGGGCCCTGCGGCGGGAGGTGGGCCGGCTGCAGGCGGAGCTGGCTGCTGAGCGGCGCGCCCGGGAGCGGCAGGGCGCGGGCTTCGCGGAGGAGCGGCGCGTGTggctggaggagaaggagaaggtcaTCGAGtaccagaagcagctgcagctcaACTACGTGGAGATGTACCAGCGCAACCAGGAGCTGGCCCGGCGCCTCGGAGAGCTGGGGGCCACGGGCGCCTCCTTGCCGGCACCCATGCCCCTGCCCGGACCCGTGCCCGCGGCGCACGGCGGctcaggggaagagaagaaggcctgGACCCCGTCCCGCCTGGAACGCATCGAGTCCACTGAAATCTGA